The genomic stretch CAACTGCTCTTTTTCATCAAAATAATCAATAATACGTTCAAAGGATTCTTCTTCAAGGAAAGAGTTGGTTTTGCCGGTTTTGAGGTTGTCAAATTGCTGGAGAAGAGCCTTTATTTCATCACGGTTTTGGCGATAAGGATATTTACTCATGATTTATAGGTTGTTGTAAATTAGGAACTTTTGAAGAAAATGGCAAGTTTTAGTAACCTTTTTTACACATAAACGTTAAAAGAATGTCAAAAGAATTGATGAACGGTATGGTTTTAGAGAGTATTTTTCTATATATTTGTCTTAACAAAGTCAGAGCCAATGATTAAAAATGCCAAAATGATACTAGGAATTGTTATACTCAGCGGTATAACATTCAGTGCTTTGGCCGACAGGGGGATAGGAAAGAAGAGCAAAGCAAATGTTTCCCTGAATATAGCTTCATCCGGAAATCTTAGAAATTCCGTTTCACTTAATTTAAAATCAGGCTTAAAATATACCGGAAGTTTATTGGCTAACCAGCAAAAGGATGGCAAGGCAATGTTAAGCAATACGTTACTTACCTATAAGAAAGGGAATACCATTTATATCATACCACACAAACAGGTAATTGCCGTTCCGGAAATGAGCCAGGGTTATACCGGCATGAAACTGATCATAAAGCCACACTAGTAATTATTTCCTGGTTTTACCTTACCGTGCTTTTTATTTACCTTTTTTCAACTGTTGATTTTCCTCGTAGGTCATTATTCTGTATCCCGAGGTTGGGAAGTCAAATTGTGAGACCAGAACAGGTTCGTAGGCTATTTTAGATAATGTATACCTGAATTTTGTCTTGCCGGATTCTATTTCATATTGAACCGGCAAACCCGGCAGATTGGTGAAGGTTGCATCATAATCCCGGTTGGCAGGTAATATATCGGGTGTATAATAAATCATGAACGTTTTTCCATCGGCGGTATTTGCAACTGCCTTCCTGGTATTATATCCCCCGATTGTTTTGGTCTCGCCGGTAAGTTCAAATTTAACACTGCTGTTCATTTTATTTTTAGACCTCCAGTTCTCCTTGCTCAGTGTGATCATCAGCTTTTGCCCGCTGAATTCCTTAAGGATAACGGCACTCTCTGATTTAGAGTTAAAAATGGTTATTTCCTTACCCAATGCACTTACCATGTCAGTACGGCTGTTGTTCCCCTTTAAGTAAACGGTATTGGTGGCTGTATTCAGGATCCCCCACCTTGCTGCACATTACCGGATTGAATGGCAACATCGTATACCAGTGTACCCTCTGATATCATCTTTTGGGAAAATGATACCCTGGTACAGGTAACTAAAAAAACCAGCAGCACGAATGGCTTCAAATTATTCATCGTTTCCTTATTTTATTAAAGATAATAAAATCCCGTGCCAAACAGGCATACAAAAAACCTGCATACCCGGTGAGAACATGCAGGTCAACAAATTTTAACTAAGTATTCTATCTTTTACCATTTTTCTTCCTGGTCTCCTGCAGTTTCTTATTACTTTCCTGCATCGCCATTAACCGTTCCTGGAATTTGTTTTGCTTGACAGGCCGTTTGCGGTTCACTTCGATCTGTGCAAGGATCTTTTCGTGGTTGATTATGTACTTCTGGATCACGATCTGCAAAATAAGTGTGATGGTGTTTGAAACGGTATAATACCAGGTCAAAGCCGCCGGCAGGTTATTAAATACACCCAGCAGCAATACAGGAAATATGTACGGCATGTATTTCATTACAGGATTTGTATTATCCTGCATACTGCTCATGCTGTAGATCGATATTACCAGGCTAGTCAGTGTGGCAGTTATGGTAAATAAACTTACATGATCGCCATAAAAAGGTATTGAAAACGGAAGGGTTGCCACAGAATCGTACGCTGCCAGGTCTTTAGCCCATAGAAAGTTCTGGCCCCTTAACGAGATATTGGACTGGAAGAAATAATACAGCGACATAAATATCGGTATCTGCAGCAAGGCAGGCAAACAGCCACCTAAAGGACTCACCCCGGCAGATTTCCACAATTTCATTTGCTCCATACCAAAGGCCTGCTGGTCCAATTTACCGGATCTGTCTGTGAATTTTGCTTTCAGGAGATCGATCTCGGGCTTTAAGGCCTTCATCTTGGCCCCGCTCAGATAGCTCTTATACAAAATGGGTGATGTGATCAACCGTATAACCAGCGTCAGGATCAGGATCACGATACCCATGCTGGCAATATTGTTCCTGAGAAAATCGAAGATCGGTAATAAAAAATGACGGTTAATGTATTTCACAAAAGCAAACACGCCGCTTCCGTAAGGCACAATATCCTGCATCTGATTGTTGTTTTTACCAAGCACATTGTAATCGCTGGGGCCATAATACAACTGCAACGGGATCTCCGCTTTTGAACCACTGGCCAGGGCAAGCCTGCAACTGGCCGATGTTTGCGACACGATCTTTAATGAATCCGCCGGCAGGGTCCATTTAACGATGGCACTCTGCATTTTGTTTTTCGCAATGAATGCCGATACAAAGAACTGTTGCTTGACCGCCAGCCAGTCAACCGTGTTCTCAAACTTTTTATCATCCCCCGATCCCAGGTATTCAAAATCATAACTGCCGTTTTTAAGGTAACAGATATGGGTTTGTTCCCGCTCATATTTCAAATCATTTTCAGCCTGTGCCGCTTCGGTCTGCCACAGGAAATTAATGCTGTTCTGTGAGAATAATTTATCAGCCCCGTTAACCGATATATTCAGATCCAGCATGTAGCTGTTTTGCGGCAGCGTGTAACGGTGTATGATCTCCTTCCCGGCCGAATCTCTCAAAACAAATGAAATGCTTTGTGACCTATCTGCTGCGGTGGTCTTTCCGCTGCTCACGAACGGAACGTTGGCTGTTTCCGTCGTTTGGTTCACTCCCGTGTTGATCGTGTAAGAGATCTTGTTGTATGAACCTTTGCCCAGAACGACCGGTTTACCATCATATTTCCTGAACTCCTTCAATGCAACATCTGCAGGTTGCCCCCCCTTATTGGTGAACACAATTCTCAGTACATCATTTTCCAGTGTATCAAAACGCTCCTTCCCGGTTGAGTCTGTGATAAAGACCGCCGGTAATTGCTCTTTCTTTTTGATTGCCGAATCTGACCTCAGGGAATCCAGCTTTACCAATGCCATATCTGGTTTCGGCTTTGAAGCAGTTATTGAATCTTCTATCCTTTTCTTTTCCTTAAGATAAGTCTGGTTGCTCTGGCTGTTAATTATAAACATTGCTATCAATAAAGCACCAATCAACACAAAACCAATTATCGTATTTCTGTCCATTCCCATGTTTTCCTGTTTTAGGTTGGCAAAGGTAATTAAAGTTTCATGGCTATGCCGTACCAGCCAAAAAAAGCCCCTCCATAACGGAAGGGCTGTGTTTCAGTCAGTTTAGCTGATGAATTATTTCTTTTCAGCTGCGGGCGCAGCAGCCGGAGCTGCAGTTGCTTCTGCTTTCGGAGCGGTTGCTTCCTCCTGCTTCAATTGCCTTGTCATGGTAACAGAAGCGATAGGAATACGGGGAGAGTTCAGTATTTCCATATTATCTGTCATTACATCCTCCACCCTTATATTTTCATTCAGTTCCAGCTTATCAATATTCACTTCAATGCTTTCCTTAAGGTATTTAGGGAATGCCTTTACCTTTAATGTCTTCATTTTAGTAACCAATTTACCTCCGGCCTTAACGCCGGCAGGTGCTCCAACAAATTTAAGCGGCAGGGTAGCGATCACTTTTTTATCGTCAACCAGTTCTAAAAAGTCAACATGCAGTAACGCATCACTTACCTTATGAAACTGCAGGTCTTTTAAAATGCAGCGATAGGATTTGCCTTCCACGGTTACTTCTGCCACCATAAATTCCGGTGTGTACACGATGTCTTTAAAAGCAGTTGCCGGAGCATAGAAATTAATTTCCTGTGAACCACCATAAATTACACCTGGCACCATTTTCTGAGAGCGAAGTTGGCGGGTGGCTTTTTTTCCGCTTTCGGTCCTCAGTTGTCCTTCGATCGTAATTGATTTCATTTTTTGTAGAATTTTTTATGAGGCGCAAAGGTAGCGAAAATGCAACAACAGGCAATGGACGATCAGCAATAAAAGTGGATTAAATATCTAAAGGGCATTTTTGCCCTTTGTTGATTGCTTATTTCTTATTTGCCATCCTGCTACGCATAAATAGACTGTTAATGCTCTTATTTTCAAAGGCATTACGTATTGTAACAGCAAATAATTCATCCGTTGAGATCACTTTTATCTTACTGCATTCGCCCCGGAGTGGAATGGTATCACAAACCACCAGTTCATCCAGCACACTACTCTCAATATTCTTGTAAGCGTTGCCACTCAGTACCGGGTGTGTACACATGGCCCGTACACTCCTGGCTCCATTCTCTATCATCAATGCAGCGCTTTTGGCCAGCGTTCCTCCTGTGTCGCATATATCATCGATCAAAACCACATCTCTTCCTGTAACGTCTCCTATTACTACCATGCTTGCAATTTCATTGGCTCTTTTCCGGTGTTTATCACAGATCACCATTTCACATTCGAAGTAGGTTGCAATTTCCCGGATACGGTTGGCGCTGCCAACATCGGGTGCCGCAAAAGTGAGGTTTGGCAACTTCAGGCTCTCAATGTAGGGTATGAAAATAGCAGATGAGTCCAGGTGATCCACGGGTATGTCGAAATATCCCTGGATCTGTGGAGCATGCAGGTCCATTGTAATTACCCTGTCTGCACCGGCAGCTGTAAGCATATTGGCCACCAGTTTTGATCCAATGGCCACCCGGGGCCTGTCTTTCCTGTCCTGCCTTGCCAATCCGTAATAAGGAATAACAGCAATTACTTTATAGGCAGAAGCCCTTTTCGCTGCATCGATCATTAACAGCAACTCCATCAGGTTATCAGAGGGCGCATACGTACTTTGAATAAGAAAAACAAAACGGCCACGTATGCTTTCCTTGAACTCAACATAGATTTCGCCATCACTGAACCGCTGAATATTTACTTTCCCGAGTGGTTCCCCGAATTTTTTGCGATTTTTTCGGCTAAATACTGCGATCCTGTGCCGGAAAAGATCTTTGCATTTGATTCCATATTTATTAAATTGATTGCAGGTAAGTGAGATTATGCTGCGAAAGTATCATTTATTTGGATGATTTAATTTCGAAATAATGGAAAATGTCAACAAGCCTTCCACATCCATAAAAAACTGGGCTGCCGATGACCGGCCCAGGGAAAAATTACTCAGCAAAGGCCCTGCTGCCCTGAGTAATTCTGAATTGATCGCCATCCTGATCAATAATGGCAGTAAAACAAAAAGCGCTGTTGAACTGGCCAAAGAAATTCTTACCCTGGGGCACAACAACCTGAATGAACTGGGAAAGCTTTCTCTGAAAGACCTTAAGCGGGTAAAAGGGATCGGGGAGGCGAAATCAATAACCATCGCAGCTGCCCTTGAACTGGGGCGCAGGAGGCAGGCTACGGCCAGCCTTGAAAAACCGGTGGTAAGGTCAAGCAAAGAAATTGCCGGGTATCTGAAAGCACTTATCAAGGACTACCACTACGAAGTATTTGCTGTCATTTTTCTGAACAGGGCCAACAAGATCAATCATTTTGAGGTCATTAGCCGGGGAGGCATCACCGGAACCGTAGCCGACCCCCGGGTAATCCTGAAGAAAGCCCTTGAGGAAGATGCAACATCCATCGTACTTTGTCATAATCATCCTTCCGGCAATTTACAGCCAAGCCTGGCAGATGAGGAACTTACAAAGAAAATCAAAGAAGCCGCCTCCTATATGGATATTAAGGTGATCGATCACATTATTGTGAGTGAAGATGGGTATTACAGTTTTGCTGACGAAGGAATTCTTTAGGAGTCAGGAGCAGTTGGTCAGGAGTCAGGAAATGGCATGTTAAAAGGTTAATGGCTTAAAACTATAGAGTTATGGGATTTTAGGTAGTGTCCTATTTTGAATATTTTGTTACCTGTCATGCTGAGGAACGAAGCATCTCAGGTTAAACAAACGATCCTGATCAGGAGATCCTTCGTTCCTCAGGATGACAATCATTCAAAATAGGACACTACCGGATTTTATAAGGATTTGTTGGCATTTAAAAAAGGCTATGAATTGGCCATGGAAATTTTTATCATCTCTAAAAAAATCTCTCCCGAAGAAAAACATTCCTTAACTGATCAAATAAGAAGATCATCAAGATCTGTTTGTACAAATTTAGTGGAAGCATATAGAAGGAGACGCTATATTAAATACTTCACCAGTAAATTAAACGACTGTGAAACAGAGAATACGGAAACACAGGTGTGGCTTGATTTTTCACATGATTGCAAATACATAACATCAGAAGAATACAATTATCTATCAGCAATAAATGATGAAATTGGAAAATTGATCTGGTATATGATTAATAATCCAGATAAATTCCGTTGAACTCCCGACTCAATACTCCCGACTTAATGACTATGCCTGTGCCGCCGGCCCGCCGAAATTAAACGGGATCTCCACCGCCTCCATATCCTGTATGTTCCCGTTGGCAGCCTCAAATTTCTTTACATTATCGATCATTGCTTTCATAAACCGTTTGGCATGAAAGGGGGTAAGGATGATACGGCTTTTTACCTTGCTTTTGGGCGTACCGGGCATTACGTTCACAAAATCGATCACAAACTCTGCATGACTGTGGGTTATGATGGCCAGGTTGGCATATACCCCTTCTGATACTTCTTCCGAGATCTCAATATTGATCTGGCCGGGTTGCTCTGGTTGGTTGCTCATTTGCTTTTTTTACAAAGGTAAAAACAAAGAGCCTCATATAGAGGCTCTTTGCAAATAAGAAGTTATTTCCTTCTAAATTATCTTGGACCCTGGTACATCCAGGTTTCGTCAAAATAAGCACGTGGACCTACAGGCACAGCAGAAGGATGCACCAACCAATGTTTGATCTTGATATCCTTATTGCCCTGAACAGCATTGATACCGGAAGGGTCTAAAACAGCCCTACGGGTATTGCTTGCTGCGTACAATGGCGGGCCAGTACCAGCAGCAGGGTTACCTCCAGCCGTAGCGGGCTGTGTAGGATCACCATAATAATTCCACAGGTCCGAAATTGCATTTGTAGCAGGGTTGAATGTTATGATCAGGCCATAAGAGCCATAATATGTTCCTGCACCAGCATTATCAAATATGTAACCGGGGATACCACCATTCAGGTCATCGTTACGTACCACACACCTTGAAGCGCCGATGGTAATAAGAGAATATTGCTGGTCACCAATGTATGTGAACGCAGGGTTAGTAATGTCGAGGAATGTTCCGGTCATTATGTAAACACCATCCCAGTCGTTCTTGGCACCGATCTCAACCACCACTGATTTTTGAGTGGAAATCTTTCCGCCTGCATCAGCAGTCATGATCGTAAACCCTAATCCGTATAAAGAACTTGGGTTGAATAAGGTTGCATTCGGAATGGTTATGTATATCTCTTTAGAGAACTCACCTGGTTTGAAAGTGAAGGTTAATGTACCGCCCTGGCCACCAGTCTTAACTCCATCCATCACCAAAGAGTACCAGGCAGTTGGCATTTGAATATAGGCAGGGTTTGCAGCCCTTACAGCAGCTGTATCGTCCTTTACCGTAACGATCATGGTCTTATTAAGTTCAGACTCATTTGGTATATCACGGCGCAATTCAACTGCCAGAATTGTATTTGGAGTCGGAACGAAATCCACTGGCTTTTTCGAAACTGAAGCAGGCGTTCCGCCATTGATGATCTTTACCAGGGTTTGCCCGGCATCACCCATGGGAGTGGATAATTTTGTTTTTTTACAGGCACTGAAAGCTAAAGCTCCTATGGCGAGGATCGCTATATGCCTTGATAATTTTAAATATTTCATATTGAGTGATTTTGTGTGTTGTTTACAAAATTTATGTAATAAACCATCCCGCCAAAACGGGATGGTTTAATAAAAATCATTAAGGCTTATCCCACCATACACGGCCATCCTGTGTATCTCCCCCGGTGATCCTTGCGGCGGCGGCTTTTGTTTGTGCATTGTTAAGACTGTAGTCGTTAACACCATAAACATAACGGCGTACGATCTGCTTTCCTGCATTGGTGGCAAAACGGGTTCCTTTTAAGTTTGGTACACCTGTTCTCCTCCACTCTGCCCAGCCTTCATTACCATTAGGATAAGCGGCAACCCAGCGCTGTAAAGCGATCCTGGCCAGTTTAGATGTTGTAGCTGCGTCCTGTACATTATTATCAGCAGCCCTGAACTGGTCATAAGGTGCAGTGCCAGCCCCGATATTACCCGGAACGCCACCACCTGTATTATAGTTGGCCGGGCCGGAAAGATAACCACCAGGCATAGCAACACCCCATTGGTCAAAAGAAGCAGCTATAGCGGCATTGTAATCAGCTTCAGCAGCTGCAGTACCCCCAGGGATCCAACCTCTTTCATAACCTTCTGCCCTTGTTAAAAGAACGGTAGCAGCAGGTATAATAAATGTAGGAGAATTGTCGGCTCTTTTGCTGGCTGCCAATACCCTTGACTGCCCGTTACCTACACTGTTTGAGAAAGATACAGCCAGGTCCCTGGTCAAACCATAAGGGAAAGTAACGGCGTTTGTTCCATAAACAGACTGGCGGGTATCGCCTAATCCATTTAACACATCACCCAGGGTTTTGCTCTCTGCATAGTCATCACGTGCCTCATAAGTAGCAAACCATGGATTTTTAAATGCCCCACCCGGGAAATTTAAAGTAAAATTATCTGCATTGGAAGTGATAAGACCACCAGGTGCATTGGCTGCTTCAGCAAATGCAACGGCTGCTTTTCCGCCGGCTGCAGGATATACCTTGGTAAGGCGCATAGCCATCATCAGGCGCATACTGTTAGCCACTTTTTTCCACTTGTCGGTATTGCCATTATAAATGATGTCGCCTTTGATAGGAGCACCAATGTCAAACCCGGCAGCAGCTTCCTTCAGTTCTTTCATCATATCAAAATAGATGTCTTCCTGCAGGTCGTATTTAGGAGTAAAGTTTCCGGCACCTTTCAGCGCTTCGCTGTAAGGAACATCTCCCCAACGGTCGGTATTATACCAATGAATAAATGCCTTCAGGATCCTTGCAATACCGATCTGGTTGTTATTAGAACCATAAGCAGCAGCAGTTCCGGGATTAGCGATATTGAAATCAATGATCGTCTGGCAATCCTGTAAAGGACCAGAATAGTTGCCACCCATTTCCAACTGAGGCAATGAATA from Chitinophagaceae bacterium encodes the following:
- a CDS encoding DUF4412 domain-containing protein — protein: MLNTATNTVYLKGNNSRTDMVSALGKEITIFNSKSESAVILKEFSGQKLMITLSKENWRSKNKMNSSVKFELTGETKTIGGYNTRKAVANTADGKTFMIYYTPDILPANRDYDATFTNLPGLPVQYEIESGKTKFRYTLSKIAYEPVLVSQFDFPTSGYRIMTYEENQQLKKGK
- the yidC gene encoding membrane protein insertase YidC, translated to MGMDRNTIIGFVLIGALLIAMFIINSQSNQTYLKEKKRIEDSITASKPKPDMALVKLDSLRSDSAIKKKEQLPAVFITDSTGKERFDTLENDVLRIVFTNKGGQPADVALKEFRKYDGKPVVLGKGSYNKISYTINTGVNQTTETANVPFVSSGKTTAADRSQSISFVLRDSAGKEIIHRYTLPQNSYMLDLNISVNGADKLFSQNSINFLWQTEAAQAENDLKYEREQTHICYLKNGSYDFEYLGSGDDKKFENTVDWLAVKQQFFVSAFIAKNKMQSAIVKWTLPADSLKIVSQTSASCRLALASGSKAEIPLQLYYGPSDYNVLGKNNNQMQDIVPYGSGVFAFVKYINRHFLLPIFDFLRNNIASMGIVILILTLVIRLITSPILYKSYLSGAKMKALKPEIDLLKAKFTDRSGKLDQQAFGMEQMKLWKSAGVSPLGGCLPALLQIPIFMSLYYFFQSNISLRGQNFLWAKDLAAYDSVATLPFSIPFYGDHVSLFTITATLTSLVISIYSMSSMQDNTNPVMKYMPYIFPVLLLGVFNNLPAALTWYYTVSNTITLILQIVIQKYIINHEKILAQIEVNRKRPVKQNKFQERLMAMQESNKKLQETRKKNGKR
- a CDS encoding 50S ribosomal protein L25, which gives rise to MKSITIEGQLRTESGKKATRQLRSQKMVPGVIYGGSQEINFYAPATAFKDIVYTPEFMVAEVTVEGKSYRCILKDLQFHKVSDALLHVDFLELVDDKKVIATLPLKFVGAPAGVKAGGKLVTKMKTLKVKAFPKYLKESIEVNIDKLELNENIRVEDVMTDNMEILNSPRIPIASVTMTRQLKQEEATAPKAEATAAPAAAPAAEKK
- the radC gene encoding DNA repair protein RadC is translated as MENVNKPSTSIKNWAADDRPREKLLSKGPAALSNSELIAILINNGSKTKSAVELAKEILTLGHNNLNELGKLSLKDLKRVKGIGEAKSITIAAALELGRRRQATASLEKPVVRSSKEIAGYLKALIKDYHYEVFAVIFLNRANKINHFEVISRGGITGTVADPRVILKKALEEDATSIVLCHNHPSGNLQPSLADEELTKKIKEAASYMDIKVIDHIIVSEDGYYSFADEGIL
- a CDS encoding four helix bundle protein, whose translation is MEIFIISKKISPEEKHSLTDQIRRSSRSVCTNLVEAYRRRRYIKYFTSKLNDCETENTETQVWLDFSHDCKYITSEEYNYLSAINDEIGKLIWYMINNPDKFR
- a CDS encoding DUF3467 domain-containing protein → MSNQPEQPGQINIEISEEVSEGVYANLAIITHSHAEFVIDFVNVMPGTPKSKVKSRIILTPFHAKRFMKAMIDNVKKFEAANGNIQDMEAVEIPFNFGGPAAQA
- a CDS encoding SusD/RagB family nutrient-binding outer membrane lipoprotein, whose protein sequence is MKNKSFKTLASVSLFALAVVGTGCAKISEFGDINQNPNGITNPIPSALLTNVLSQLGGFGTSTRTTTYAQYVSENQYTDVSLYSLPQLEMGGNYSGPLQDCQTIIDFNIANPGTAAAYGSNNNQIGIARILKAFIHWYNTDRWGDVPYSEALKGAGNFTPKYDLQEDIYFDMMKELKEAAAGFDIGAPIKGDIIYNGNTDKWKKVANSMRLMMAMRLTKVYPAAGGKAAVAFAEAANAPGGLITSNADNFTLNFPGGAFKNPWFATYEARDDYAESKTLGDVLNGLGDTRQSVYGTNAVTFPYGLTRDLAVSFSNSVGNGQSRVLAASKRADNSPTFIIPAATVLLTRAEGYERGWIPGGTAAAEADYNAAIAASFDQWGVAMPGGYLSGPANYNTGGGVPGNIGAGTAPYDQFRAADNNVQDAATTSKLARIALQRWVAAYPNGNEGWAEWRRTGVPNLKGTRFATNAGKQIVRRYVYGVNDYSLNNAQTKAAAARITGGDTQDGRVWWDKP